The Megalobrama amblycephala isolate DHTTF-2021 linkage group LG13, ASM1881202v1, whole genome shotgun sequence genome contains a region encoding:
- the fam189b gene encoding protein FAM189B isoform X2 has product MPSPSDSSSVASMSGSRALSGSRRGMSGRTSARLLLYLGLCHLALGAMVLAFSFTSLAFTSSPRVRQSCPFWAGFFVVASGVVGVISWRRPFTLVVSLFMLLSAVCVILSLAGSMLSCQNAQMVKSYVTCQMENRLCLCCDPKQTCSPTEDETLVLYQHSDCHAVRHQLKDLLFSACGLSILSTIICTLSTVTCSIHIFSLDLLHLLAPHRSRSVNPECTTPQDAFLSNMMDFEEFVPPIPPPPYYPPEYTCSSETDAQSVTYNGSMESPVPLYPTDCPPPYEAVMGQRAPSQATVFDTQAGELSGERGTSTNFSGEDDSSPSEDSCLMEVGVGMRARPRGDSEGGEEGEYASFRSAQHPEGMVVAPSGRHCFRGERSNSCSSPSTYNTSTYRSPLLKRQALLASSCSQLEFLAGSQHSFIPEIRVRPCPPSRRDSSSAFSNPPTTALSGPAQDRTDHTPGPLLLRPCLREQIGRDRKDSDGFLPLVRSHSEPGLSSSTDTGDFSLSGRSKGVSEGGSQTSSETGVSSGAGLLPRSSLVLPASLPRKGSIKAVSSRLPSKQVPATSLRLPKDCARSLGDLKVTRVLVQRFLQRSKRNLAPATEHAGNCTQGPKRRTGGEGNLPLEQVLRNSLAANRGQQQHVHHHCRGHHHSHSDSRHNARRHDDDPVRAGGIHLRSCGDLNSTSVASLRRLHPPPHGSSGALYSESAL; this is encoded by the exons ATGCCCTCACCATCGGACTCCAGTAGCGTGGCCTCGATGTCAGGGTCTCGAGCTTTGTCTGGTAGTCGCAGAGGAATGTCTGGGAGGACCAGTGCGCGCCTGCTGCTGTACCTGGGCTTGTGTCACCTTGCGCTTGGGGCCATGGTGCTGGCCTTCAGCTTCACAAGCCTAGCCTTCACCTCATCACCCCGTGTCAGACAGTCCTGTCCTTTCTGGGCTGGCTTCTTC gTTGTGGCATCGGGAGTAGTGGGTGTGATATCATGGAGGAGGCCCTTCACTCTTGTC GTGTCGCTGTTCATGCTGCTGTCTGCAGTGTGTGTGATTCTCAGTCTGGCTGGTTCCATGCTCTCATGTCAGAATGCACAGATGGTCAAATCTTATGTTACCTGTCAG ATGGAGAATCGCCTGTGTCTTTGCTGTGACCCAAAGCAGACATGCTCTCCAACAGAAGATGAGACGCTAGTGCTCTACCAACATTCAGATTGTCACGCTGTGCGTCACCAGCTCAAG GATTTGCTGTTCAGTGCCTGTGGTCTCAGTATTCTCTCCACCATTATCTGCACTCTGTCCACGGTCACCTGCAGCATTCATATCTTCTCTCTGGACCTGCTGCATCTA CTGGCTCCTCATCGCTCCCGTTCTGTAAACCCAGAATGCACCACTCCTCAGGATGCATTTCTCAGTAACATGATGGACTTTGAGGAGTTTGTTCCGCCGATTCCCCCGCCACCTTACTACCCTCCTGAATACACCTGTAGCTCAGAGACCGATGCACAGAG TGTCACATATAATGGATCAATGGAGAGTCCCGTGCCTCTGTACCCAACTGACTGTCCTCCTCCTTATGAGGCAGTGATGGGTCAAAGGGCTCCTAGTCag GCCACAGTGTTTGACACTCAAGCTGGTGAGCTATCTGGAGAGAGAGGAACATCCACGAATTTCAGTGGTGAAG ATGACAGCTCCCCGTCCGAGGACTCCTGCCTCATGGAAGTGGGTGTCGGTATGCGAGCGCGACCACGGGGGGACAGCGAGGGAGGGGAGGAGGGAGAATACGCCAGCTTCCGTTCCGCGCAGCATCCCGAGGGTATGGTGGTCGCTCCTTCTGGCAGGCATTGTTTCAGAGGCGAGAGATCGAACTCCTGCTCCTCCCCGAGCACATACAACACCTCTACCTACAG GTCTCCATTGCTGAAGCGTCAAGCTTTGTTGGCTAGTAGCTGCTCTCAGTTGGAATTCTTAGCGGGATCTCAGCATTCCTTTATCCCGGAAATCCGAGTTCGGCCCTGCCCGCCCTCCCGACGGGACTCCTCATCCGCATTTAGCAACCCCCCTACCACAGCCCTATCAGGTCCTGCTCAAGACCGCACGGACCACACGCCCGGACCGCTCCTTCTGAGGCCATGTTTACGTGAGCAAATTGGACGGGATCGGAAAGACAGCGATGGGTTCTTACCCCTTGTGAGGTCACACAGTGAACCAGGGCTTAGCTCTTCAACTGACACAG GTGATTTTAGTCTCTCAGGACGCAGTAAAGGAGTCAGTGAAGGGGGATCGCAGACCTCATCTGAAACAG GGGTATCGTCTGGAGCTGGTTTGTTGCCTCGCTCCTCTCTGGTACTTCCTGCTTCCCTTCCCAGAAAGGGCAGCATTAAGGCTGTAAGTAGCCGGTTGCCCTCAAAACAGGTTCCAGCCACCTCGCTGCGTTTACCCAAAGACTGTGCACGCTCACTTGGAGACCTCAAG GTCACCAGAGTTTTAGTGCAACGTTTTTTGCAAAGATCCAAACGTAACTTGGCCCCTGCAACTGAGCATGCTGGAAACTGTACTCAGGGCCCTAAAAGAAGGACAGGAGGAGAGGGAAATCTGCCATTAGAGCAG GTGCTTCGTAACTCTCTGGCAGCCAACAGGGGGCAGCAGCAGCACGTCCACCACCATTGCCGTGGACACCACCACTCCCATAGCGACAGTCGTCACAACGCCCGTCGCCATGATGATGACCCTGTAAGGGCTGGAGGAATCCACTTGCGTAGCTGCGGAGACCTCAACTCAACATCAGTCGCATCACTGCGCAGGCTCCACCCACCGCCGCACGGATCATCAGGGGCTCTTTACTCAGAATCTGCCCTCTGA
- the fam189b gene encoding protein FAM189B isoform X3, translating into MPSPSDSSSVASMSGSRALSGSRRGMSGRTSARLLLYLGLCHLALGAMVLAFSFTSLAFTSSPRVRQSCPFWAGFFVVASGVVGVISWRRPFTLVVSLFMLLSAVCVILSLAGSMLSCQNAQMVKSYVTCQMENRLCLCCDPKQTCSPTEDETLVLYQHSDCHAVRHQLKDLLFSACGLSILSTIICTLSTVTCSIHIFSLDLLHLLAPHRSRSVNPECTTPQDAFLSNMMDFEEFVPPIPPPPYYPPEYTCSSETDAQSVTYNGSMESPVPLYPTDCPPPYEAVMGQRAPSQATVFDTQAGELSGERGTSTNFSGEVSMDSGSLLMSEIVDIPDDSSPSEDSCLMEVGVGMRARPRGDSEGGEEGEYASFRSAQHPEGMVVAPSGRHCFRGERSNSCSSPSTYNTSTYRSPLLKRQALLASSCSQLEFLAGSQHSFIPEIRVRPCPPSRRDSSSAFSNPPTTALSGPAQDRTDHTPGPLLLRPCLREQIGRDRKDSDGFLPLVRSHSEPGLSSSTDTGDFSLSGRSKGVSEGGSQTSSETGVSSGAGLLPRSSLVLPASLPRKGSIKAVSSRLPSKQVPATSLRLPKDCARSLGDLKVTRVLVQRFLQRSKRNLAPATEHAGNCTQGPKRRTGGEGNLPLEQPTGGSSSTSTTIAVDTTTPIATVVTTPVAMMMTL; encoded by the exons ATGCCCTCACCATCGGACTCCAGTAGCGTGGCCTCGATGTCAGGGTCTCGAGCTTTGTCTGGTAGTCGCAGAGGAATGTCTGGGAGGACCAGTGCGCGCCTGCTGCTGTACCTGGGCTTGTGTCACCTTGCGCTTGGGGCCATGGTGCTGGCCTTCAGCTTCACAAGCCTAGCCTTCACCTCATCACCCCGTGTCAGACAGTCCTGTCCTTTCTGGGCTGGCTTCTTC gTTGTGGCATCGGGAGTAGTGGGTGTGATATCATGGAGGAGGCCCTTCACTCTTGTC GTGTCGCTGTTCATGCTGCTGTCTGCAGTGTGTGTGATTCTCAGTCTGGCTGGTTCCATGCTCTCATGTCAGAATGCACAGATGGTCAAATCTTATGTTACCTGTCAG ATGGAGAATCGCCTGTGTCTTTGCTGTGACCCAAAGCAGACATGCTCTCCAACAGAAGATGAGACGCTAGTGCTCTACCAACATTCAGATTGTCACGCTGTGCGTCACCAGCTCAAG GATTTGCTGTTCAGTGCCTGTGGTCTCAGTATTCTCTCCACCATTATCTGCACTCTGTCCACGGTCACCTGCAGCATTCATATCTTCTCTCTGGACCTGCTGCATCTA CTGGCTCCTCATCGCTCCCGTTCTGTAAACCCAGAATGCACCACTCCTCAGGATGCATTTCTCAGTAACATGATGGACTTTGAGGAGTTTGTTCCGCCGATTCCCCCGCCACCTTACTACCCTCCTGAATACACCTGTAGCTCAGAGACCGATGCACAGAG TGTCACATATAATGGATCAATGGAGAGTCCCGTGCCTCTGTACCCAACTGACTGTCCTCCTCCTTATGAGGCAGTGATGGGTCAAAGGGCTCCTAGTCag GCCACAGTGTTTGACACTCAAGCTGGTGAGCTATCTGGAGAGAGAGGAACATCCACGAATTTCAGTGGTGAAG TGTCAATGGACAGTGGCTCTCTGTTGATGTCTGAGATTGTGGATATTCCAGATGACAGCTCCCCGTCCGAGGACTCCTGCCTCATGGAAGTGGGTGTCGGTATGCGAGCGCGACCACGGGGGGACAGCGAGGGAGGGGAGGAGGGAGAATACGCCAGCTTCCGTTCCGCGCAGCATCCCGAGGGTATGGTGGTCGCTCCTTCTGGCAGGCATTGTTTCAGAGGCGAGAGATCGAACTCCTGCTCCTCCCCGAGCACATACAACACCTCTACCTACAG GTCTCCATTGCTGAAGCGTCAAGCTTTGTTGGCTAGTAGCTGCTCTCAGTTGGAATTCTTAGCGGGATCTCAGCATTCCTTTATCCCGGAAATCCGAGTTCGGCCCTGCCCGCCCTCCCGACGGGACTCCTCATCCGCATTTAGCAACCCCCCTACCACAGCCCTATCAGGTCCTGCTCAAGACCGCACGGACCACACGCCCGGACCGCTCCTTCTGAGGCCATGTTTACGTGAGCAAATTGGACGGGATCGGAAAGACAGCGATGGGTTCTTACCCCTTGTGAGGTCACACAGTGAACCAGGGCTTAGCTCTTCAACTGACACAG GTGATTTTAGTCTCTCAGGACGCAGTAAAGGAGTCAGTGAAGGGGGATCGCAGACCTCATCTGAAACAG GGGTATCGTCTGGAGCTGGTTTGTTGCCTCGCTCCTCTCTGGTACTTCCTGCTTCCCTTCCCAGAAAGGGCAGCATTAAGGCTGTAAGTAGCCGGTTGCCCTCAAAACAGGTTCCAGCCACCTCGCTGCGTTTACCCAAAGACTGTGCACGCTCACTTGGAGACCTCAAG GTCACCAGAGTTTTAGTGCAACGTTTTTTGCAAAGATCCAAACGTAACTTGGCCCCTGCAACTGAGCATGCTGGAAACTGTACTCAGGGCCCTAAAAGAAGGACAGGAGGAGAGGGAAATCTGCCATTAGAGCAG CCAACAGGGGGCAGCAGCAGCACGTCCACCACCATTGCCGTGGACACCACCACTCCCATAGCGACAGTCGTCACAACGCCCGTCGCCATGATGATGACCCTGTAA
- the fam189b gene encoding protein FAM189B isoform X1, whose protein sequence is MPSPSDSSSVASMSGSRALSGSRRGMSGRTSARLLLYLGLCHLALGAMVLAFSFTSLAFTSSPRVRQSCPFWAGFFVVASGVVGVISWRRPFTLVVSLFMLLSAVCVILSLAGSMLSCQNAQMVKSYVTCQMENRLCLCCDPKQTCSPTEDETLVLYQHSDCHAVRHQLKDLLFSACGLSILSTIICTLSTVTCSIHIFSLDLLHLLAPHRSRSVNPECTTPQDAFLSNMMDFEEFVPPIPPPPYYPPEYTCSSETDAQSVTYNGSMESPVPLYPTDCPPPYEAVMGQRAPSQATVFDTQAGELSGERGTSTNFSGEVSMDSGSLLMSEIVDIPDDSSPSEDSCLMEVGVGMRARPRGDSEGGEEGEYASFRSAQHPEGMVVAPSGRHCFRGERSNSCSSPSTYNTSTYRSPLLKRQALLASSCSQLEFLAGSQHSFIPEIRVRPCPPSRRDSSSAFSNPPTTALSGPAQDRTDHTPGPLLLRPCLREQIGRDRKDSDGFLPLVRSHSEPGLSSSTDTGDFSLSGRSKGVSEGGSQTSSETGVSSGAGLLPRSSLVLPASLPRKGSIKAVSSRLPSKQVPATSLRLPKDCARSLGDLKVTRVLVQRFLQRSKRNLAPATEHAGNCTQGPKRRTGGEGNLPLEQVLRNSLAANRGQQQHVHHHCRGHHHSHSDSRHNARRHDDDPVRAGGIHLRSCGDLNSTSVASLRRLHPPPHGSSGALYSESAL, encoded by the exons ATGCCCTCACCATCGGACTCCAGTAGCGTGGCCTCGATGTCAGGGTCTCGAGCTTTGTCTGGTAGTCGCAGAGGAATGTCTGGGAGGACCAGTGCGCGCCTGCTGCTGTACCTGGGCTTGTGTCACCTTGCGCTTGGGGCCATGGTGCTGGCCTTCAGCTTCACAAGCCTAGCCTTCACCTCATCACCCCGTGTCAGACAGTCCTGTCCTTTCTGGGCTGGCTTCTTC gTTGTGGCATCGGGAGTAGTGGGTGTGATATCATGGAGGAGGCCCTTCACTCTTGTC GTGTCGCTGTTCATGCTGCTGTCTGCAGTGTGTGTGATTCTCAGTCTGGCTGGTTCCATGCTCTCATGTCAGAATGCACAGATGGTCAAATCTTATGTTACCTGTCAG ATGGAGAATCGCCTGTGTCTTTGCTGTGACCCAAAGCAGACATGCTCTCCAACAGAAGATGAGACGCTAGTGCTCTACCAACATTCAGATTGTCACGCTGTGCGTCACCAGCTCAAG GATTTGCTGTTCAGTGCCTGTGGTCTCAGTATTCTCTCCACCATTATCTGCACTCTGTCCACGGTCACCTGCAGCATTCATATCTTCTCTCTGGACCTGCTGCATCTA CTGGCTCCTCATCGCTCCCGTTCTGTAAACCCAGAATGCACCACTCCTCAGGATGCATTTCTCAGTAACATGATGGACTTTGAGGAGTTTGTTCCGCCGATTCCCCCGCCACCTTACTACCCTCCTGAATACACCTGTAGCTCAGAGACCGATGCACAGAG TGTCACATATAATGGATCAATGGAGAGTCCCGTGCCTCTGTACCCAACTGACTGTCCTCCTCCTTATGAGGCAGTGATGGGTCAAAGGGCTCCTAGTCag GCCACAGTGTTTGACACTCAAGCTGGTGAGCTATCTGGAGAGAGAGGAACATCCACGAATTTCAGTGGTGAAG TGTCAATGGACAGTGGCTCTCTGTTGATGTCTGAGATTGTGGATATTCCAGATGACAGCTCCCCGTCCGAGGACTCCTGCCTCATGGAAGTGGGTGTCGGTATGCGAGCGCGACCACGGGGGGACAGCGAGGGAGGGGAGGAGGGAGAATACGCCAGCTTCCGTTCCGCGCAGCATCCCGAGGGTATGGTGGTCGCTCCTTCTGGCAGGCATTGTTTCAGAGGCGAGAGATCGAACTCCTGCTCCTCCCCGAGCACATACAACACCTCTACCTACAG GTCTCCATTGCTGAAGCGTCAAGCTTTGTTGGCTAGTAGCTGCTCTCAGTTGGAATTCTTAGCGGGATCTCAGCATTCCTTTATCCCGGAAATCCGAGTTCGGCCCTGCCCGCCCTCCCGACGGGACTCCTCATCCGCATTTAGCAACCCCCCTACCACAGCCCTATCAGGTCCTGCTCAAGACCGCACGGACCACACGCCCGGACCGCTCCTTCTGAGGCCATGTTTACGTGAGCAAATTGGACGGGATCGGAAAGACAGCGATGGGTTCTTACCCCTTGTGAGGTCACACAGTGAACCAGGGCTTAGCTCTTCAACTGACACAG GTGATTTTAGTCTCTCAGGACGCAGTAAAGGAGTCAGTGAAGGGGGATCGCAGACCTCATCTGAAACAG GGGTATCGTCTGGAGCTGGTTTGTTGCCTCGCTCCTCTCTGGTACTTCCTGCTTCCCTTCCCAGAAAGGGCAGCATTAAGGCTGTAAGTAGCCGGTTGCCCTCAAAACAGGTTCCAGCCACCTCGCTGCGTTTACCCAAAGACTGTGCACGCTCACTTGGAGACCTCAAG GTCACCAGAGTTTTAGTGCAACGTTTTTTGCAAAGATCCAAACGTAACTTGGCCCCTGCAACTGAGCATGCTGGAAACTGTACTCAGGGCCCTAAAAGAAGGACAGGAGGAGAGGGAAATCTGCCATTAGAGCAG GTGCTTCGTAACTCTCTGGCAGCCAACAGGGGGCAGCAGCAGCACGTCCACCACCATTGCCGTGGACACCACCACTCCCATAGCGACAGTCGTCACAACGCCCGTCGCCATGATGATGACCCTGTAAGGGCTGGAGGAATCCACTTGCGTAGCTGCGGAGACCTCAACTCAACATCAGTCGCATCACTGCGCAGGCTCCACCCACCGCCGCACGGATCATCAGGGGCTCTTTACTCAGAATCTGCCCTCTGA